The DNA sequence GAACAACTTCCTTCATGATAGGCACATTTCACACAGATGCTGTTTGCtcagagaagaagaaatacCTGTTCTGTGGCTGCATGCTTGGTGTTTGTTGGCAGATCTCTGTGCATAACAGACACTAAATGCCATGTTTCAGTGGcttgaggaagaaaaaaaaacttccttgTTGCACTTGTTCTTTCCTAGGTCTTAGCGAGAAAAAGGAAACGCCCATGTGTTGGCTAGAAAAGTAAAGTGACAGGAAGAAGCAAATCACACATGACAAGACCAACAACAGAAGGATCCACTGAGCTTTTGACTTTTCACCATGAATGGGCTACATTACCAAGGTAAGAGACAGCCTCCCTCCTAATGCTTAGTTGGACTTATTATTTCTGTGGTCTGAGCTGACTGCAGATGTGATAGATCTGAGCTGAGGAACTGTTTCTATTGCATAATGTACAGTGAAAGGTGTTTCCATGACAAACATATGATCCTCTTTGAAACTGTGTTGAGAGGTAAAGGTCATACATGACAAATTCATTTGGTTTAAGGATGTTTCAGGGTTTTCTTGCTTGTATTGTCTGGGCTTTTTTTCTTGACTAGTAAATTCATATCCCTCCATTTATTGTTCCGAGTCACTTCTAGGTGGATTTGTTACTGTGTTTAGGATCATTGTCCTTTCAGTGAGTTCACTCCTGGTTCAACTTCAGTCTTCAGGCAGGTAGCCTTACATTACATGCAAGTCTTTCAACTGTAAAAATGACTATGAAATGtaaatttattgtattttatttttgggggGCTATATCAGCTGTAGGCTCGGTTTCAAAAAGGATTGAATGTTTAGTTTGTTCAAATAATTCCATATGACTATACAATCCTGGGTATATGAATCAGCTGATAGTCTGGATGGATTCAATTCTAATGTCAGGTATATCAGAAAGGCCAACAATTTACATGAGATGTGCTTATTTCTTTATAcacacatctatctatctatctatctatctatctatctatctatctatctatctatctatctatctatctatctatctatctatctatctatctatctatctatctatctatctatctatctatctatctatacagtATAAACAACATTTATACAACATTTGAAcatgattttttaaagaaaagcagttttttttcaatgacggtaacatgaaatgaatgataaatccaatgtagacattgttaatgtggtaaatgactattctagctggaaacagctgatttttaatggaatatctccatagaggtacagaggaacatttccagcaaccatcactcctgtgttctaatgctacattgtgttagctaatggtgctgaaaggctcattgatgattagaaaacccttgtgcagttatgttagcacatccaatccagctttatttatatagcactttaaacaaccacagattgaagcaaagtgctgtacatccagaacaaggcaaataaaatcaaaaatacacaataaaggcactcaaaacaaagaaaatcaaaaatacacactaaagcacatggataaaagtgggagttttactggaaaacatggaattgtctggaggaccccagacttttgaatggtggtgtgtgtgtgtaaatatagatataagtttttctttttttttgctgtagagTATTCTAGAGTATTTTTCAAAAGAATAATGTAATTAGTATTGATTATATTGGTAGAATACTTGACCACTACTGATCTGCAATTCCACCAACCACAGCGCAGCTAAAACAGTCTCAGCGGTTTCATGTTCAAGCAGCAGTAATAACTGCGACAACAGCATTCAGTCCAAAAGTTGCAGTAAACACTTTgtcttttatcttttctttgaCTGTCACAAATAGCAAATTGGAAGAACGGCATGAAAAGCAGTTGACTGTCAAAGCCAGTAAACCTGGACttgggttttgtgtgttttttatctgCTGTGCTGGAAGGTtctcagcatatttttaatataaattatgTGTTGCAAAATGATTTAAGCCAAAGTCTGTGAGACTTGAGAATGTAAGGTGTTTGGAGGTTTGTAGCACAGCTATATTTGCTGAGGATGGTTCAAACAGATTCAGGACTTACACTGTTATCAGTATGAGCATAGCAGTGTAAGAAGATGGTAATATGTGCAATTTGTGTTTAGAAATTTTGAGACAGAGGCACAAGAATAACAGACTAATAGAGTCAACACTTGCTAAAGCAGAACATCTTTGTCTTTAATCAGTTTAATTTATGCTCATGAAATGCGGTCAGTAGAGAATCTGGATGCTCTGAGTTGTTTGACTTGTTGGATGTCAGTCGTTCCAAACCAGTTGGATAGCAGCAAAAATGCAGTGTCATTGTGCCAAACACAATGACACTGCATTTTTTACTACTATACTGTTGAAACAAAGCGATTCATGAACTGATCAGCAATACTGTCTTTTAGTAAGTGactgttcttttattttaaaatatgtagtcagttattttttttcttcatttggagTGTGCACATCTGATAAGGCAGCACTGTGGGATGGTGAACAGTGTATTTCTTTCTGACAGGGTACAAAGGCGCCACAGATGTGAACGAAAGGAGGATTGTTCTGGTTGGGAAGACTGGAGTGGGGAAGAGCGCAGCAGGAAACACCATCCTCGGGAGAGAAGCCTTCGAGTCAGACCTGTCTCCATCTTCACTGACGGCTGAATGCCAGAAAGCCAAAGGAGTCATTGATGGTCGAAATGTCGCCGTTATCGACACTCCGGGGCTGTTTGACACAAATTTCACCCAAGAAGAAGTGTTGAATAGGATCAAGATGTGCATCTCTCTGTCTGCTCCTGGTCCTCATGCCTTCCTGGTGGTTCTTCAACTGGGCAGGTTCACCcaggaagagaaggaaacagTCAAGATGATTCAGACCACTTTTGGTGAAGATGCAGCCAAATACACCATGGTGCTGTTCACACATGGAGACCAGCTGAAGACGCAAACGATTGAGGGCTTTATTTCAGAGAGTCCTGACCTGAAAGTCCTCATTAAAACATGCTACAATAGATATCATGTTGTTAACAATGAAATCAAAGATGCCCAACAAACCAGTGAGCTCCTGGACAAAATTGACAAGATGACTATGGCTAATGGTGGGAGCTACTACACCAATGCAATGTTCATGAAAGCAGAGGCAGCCatagagaaggagaaagagcgACTTCTGAAGGAGATGGAAGCCCAGAGGCAGAAAGAGCTGGATGAACTGAGAGCCAAATATGCAGGAAGGGATGCAGGAAGGACCTACCACAGGGAGGAGAAGTGGGTGCATATGAGATACGAGCACGAAGCCAGGTGTCGAGCCGAAAGATCCAATGAGTTCACCTCAGCACCAACAATCGCTATAGCAACCGCCTGCGGTGCTGCCATCGGAGGCGTGCTTGGAATCGCAGCAGGTCCACTCGGTTTGGCGGTTGGAGTTGCAGCTGGAGCAGCTGTTGGAGCTTCTGTTGGCGCTATAGTAGTGAGAGTCTCAGATCGCTGCAATGTGCAATAAGGATGATATAAGAGAGTTAAATAACtaagtttgcattttttttatttccacaaaAGTCCTGGTCATCTAGTAAAGCATAATCTGCTTTGGCATCTCAGGAAGAAATCTTTGCACATGTGATTTGCATTAAGGACGACTTTCATGATCACTTTTCATCACTAAATGATGTAATTAGTACTTGTATCAGAGAGAGCTAATCAGCTTCTATAATCCTGCTTCTTTAACAGGATCTTCACTTTACATTATTAACATCATTTACTGCTCTTACCTAATGACTGATGGAGCATCTAAAATAACTCTGCTAAGCTG is a window from the Amphiprion ocellaris isolate individual 3 ecotype Okinawa chromosome 20, ASM2253959v1, whole genome shotgun sequence genome containing:
- the LOC111574153 gene encoding uncharacterized protein LOC111574153, whose product is MNGLHYQGYKGATDVNERRIVLVGKTGVGKSAAGNTILGREAFESDLSPSSLTAECQKAKGVIDGRNVAVIDTPGLFDTNFTQEEVLNRIKMCISLSAPGPHAFLVVLQLGRFTQEEKETVKMIQTTFGEDAAKYTMVLFTHGDQLKTQTIEGFISESPDLKVLIKTCYNRYHVVNNEIKDAQQTSELLDKIDKMTMANGGSYYTNAMFMKAEAAIEKEKERLLKEMEAQRQKELDELRAKYAGRDAGRTYHREEKWVHMRYEHEARCRAERSNEFTSAPTIAIATACGAAIGGVLGIAAGPLGLAVGVAAGAAVGASVGAIVVRVSDRCNVQWSRKSAEVRMILVGKTGGGKSAAGNTILGRKAFQSELSPSSWTAQCRRAEGEVEGRKVAVIDTPGLFDTDAPEEEVLKKIKRCMSLSAPGPHVFLVVLRLGRFTPEEEDSVRVIQNMFGENAAKFSLVLFTHGDKLKKHTIESFISKNEKLTELIQAYSGRYHVFNNEVTDQHQTSQLLEKIDRMILENGGGHYTAEMFRKAKKASKKEKRRLSKQLKAAEQQRRSILEAEVEREMNLPAQRKNHGKCLVQ